A window of Methanolobus sediminis contains these coding sequences:
- a CDS encoding rolling circle replication-associated protein translates to MAINEIKLLDMVRLCIDQPYTVQQLANLTNLSYMEIYNFLQTGKGKFYFKSEKVDGLKFIRADPSNHYLIKGKAKLKLYQKPQQQPYSKVNETTKASDLPGKCGFERKQALFKVMKINGFGQTVEKQDENGNPILSEKGKPLREFAFFSDYHEQQYEGCLELFQNYITRIDQMELCFEPTEGLFGDTMVKPYATRFNSVPKQITLRENYEKAWKNGELLFQNASFVTLTTDPKGFRHLLHANKHFQKNWNKLITYLRKKTGKELPYVCVREFQKNGRVHFHICIFGIHLPQTKENAPYNNPISKLWKRYGQGQITDVKNLVNKDGVMQWDRSRPKDCKKDEPPMKYLKKYLIKAQYDETAQFQYWIYNARYYTYSQALLRTPKRRRGPKRYQYVGTIDREAGKFYRRHGTPGLIKHETALGTPYTPPPEQPKEELPTGFMTALYYELRQNQEVKL, encoded by the coding sequence ATGGCAATCAACGAAATCAAACTGTTAGACATGGTAAGGTTATGCATAGACCAGCCGTACACAGTCCAGCAGTTAGCGAATTTAACGAATCTTTCTTACATGGAAATATACAATTTCCTGCAAACTGGAAAGGGGAAATTCTATTTTAAATCTGAAAAAGTAGACGGCCTTAAGTTTATACGGGCTGACCCAAGCAACCATTACTTGATAAAGGGAAAGGCAAAACTCAAACTATACCAAAAACCACAACAACAGCCTTATAGTAAAGTGAACGAAACCACAAAGGCCAGTGATCTACCGGGAAAGTGTGGCTTTGAAAGAAAACAGGCTCTTTTCAAGGTCATGAAGATAAACGGATTCGGGCAAACAGTAGAAAAGCAAGACGAAAACGGCAACCCTATCTTATCAGAGAAAGGAAAGCCTCTCAGAGAATTTGCTTTCTTTTCAGATTATCACGAACAACAATACGAAGGATGCCTGGAACTCTTCCAGAATTATATAACCAGAATTGACCAAATGGAATTATGCTTCGAGCCTACAGAAGGTCTTTTCGGGGATACAATGGTAAAGCCTTATGCCACTCGTTTTAATTCTGTTCCTAAACAGATTACCTTAAGAGAAAACTATGAGAAAGCATGGAAAAATGGCGAACTCCTGTTCCAGAATGCAAGCTTTGTGACCCTAACAACTGATCCCAAAGGTTTCAGGCATCTCCTTCATGCAAACAAGCATTTTCAAAAGAACTGGAATAAGCTCATAACTTACCTGCGGAAAAAAACAGGAAAAGAGCTTCCTTATGTATGCGTGAGGGAATTCCAGAAAAACGGAAGGGTACACTTCCATATCTGTATTTTTGGGATCCATTTACCACAGACAAAAGAGAACGCACCCTACAATAACCCTATTTCTAAACTCTGGAAAAGATACGGGCAAGGCCAGATTACAGACGTGAAGAATCTTGTAAACAAAGATGGAGTCATGCAATGGGATAGATCGAGGCCAAAGGACTGCAAAAAAGATGAGCCGCCAATGAAATACCTTAAAAAGTATCTCATCAAGGCGCAGTATGACGAAACAGCACAATTCCAATACTGGATTTATAATGCCAGATATTACACTTATTCCCAGGCACTCCTGAGAACTCCGAAACGCCGGAGAGGTCCGAAGCGATACCAGTATGTTGGTACTATTGACCGTGAAGCTGGTAAATTCTACCGCAGGCATGGAACTCCAGGACTAATCAAGCATGAAACCGCTTTAGGTACTCCATATACTCCACCACCGGAACAGCCAAAGGAAGAACTTCCAACGGGCTTTATGACTGCTCTCTATTATGAACTTAGACAAAATCAAGAAGTGAAACTATGA
- a CDS encoding DUF5658 family protein, with translation MSFLRDMLPVFLFFIVLDTLTTIASLPIGYEGNPIISWGLANFGYGFLIALKLVSILLFYICYVSVKQYRFAWNVSRYGASVIGLIASVSNMWVFFYGQNLFQAAGVL, from the coding sequence ATGTCTTTTCTCCGGGACATGCTCCCCGTTTTCCTCTTTTTTATTGTACTTGACACTCTGACAACTATAGCAAGCTTACCTATTGGCTATGAAGGCAATCCTATTATATCGTGGGGTCTGGCTAATTTTGGCTATGGCTTCCTGATAGCTCTTAAGCTTGTATCAATCCTGCTATTCTATATCTGCTATGTATCAGTGAAGCAGTACCGTTTTGCCTGGAACGTTTCCCGTTATGGTGCTTCTGTAATCGGTCTTATTGCTTCTGTTTCTAATATGTGGGTCTTTTTTTATGGTCAAAATCTCTTTCAGGCTGCCGGGGTGCTCTGA
- a CDS encoding tyrosine-type recombinase/integrase: MAQIDLINEFVRDCELRGLELRTVQTYRGSVRRFLIRYPDPTVCTKHEILDYLGHLQTKDITVGTIKRDFAAISGLYDYLMFCEKVRVNPVDQVRKRYLNQPEMPESRQIPELQELRQLIRSIEPESILERTIVTFLAKTAGRKGEFLALKKDDIDLRKDMIYWPSKKKRKIRLGFIDPELHDLLEQYLIWREEQKPKSDYLWISTTGYRIHKDYVNAVIQHYAKPLGLHDHHGPLHTRLTSHCLRGFFTTQMQRAGMQEVYIKWLRGDSLKKKTWANNYLEFDPELVRKEYLSCVPELIRS, translated from the coding sequence ATGGCACAAATTGACCTAATTAATGAGTTTGTCAGGGATTGTGAGCTAAGAGGACTAGAGTTGCGCACAGTTCAAACTTACAGAGGAAGTGTTCGTAGGTTCTTAATACGATATCCTGATCCAACAGTATGCACAAAACACGAAATTCTTGATTATTTAGGTCACCTACAAACAAAAGACATTACAGTAGGTACTATAAAACGTGATTTTGCGGCTATATCCGGCTTGTATGATTATCTGATGTTCTGTGAAAAGGTGAGAGTAAATCCAGTAGATCAGGTTAGAAAAAGATATCTTAATCAGCCTGAAATGCCAGAGTCCAGGCAAATACCAGAACTGCAAGAACTAAGACAACTAATCAGAAGCATAGAGCCAGAATCCATATTGGAACGAACTATTGTAACATTCCTGGCTAAAACTGCAGGTAGAAAAGGCGAGTTCCTGGCACTCAAGAAAGACGATATAGATCTAAGAAAAGATATGATCTATTGGCCATCAAAAAAGAAACGCAAGATAAGATTAGGTTTTATTGACCCAGAATTACATGATCTACTCGAACAGTACTTGATCTGGAGAGAAGAACAGAAGCCAAAATCAGATTATTTGTGGATCTCAACAACAGGTTACAGGATTCACAAAGATTACGTTAATGCAGTCATTCAACACTATGCTAAACCATTAGGCCTGCATGATCATCACGGACCTTTGCACACTCGTTTAACTTCTCATTGTCTGCGTGGTTTTTTCACTACTCAGATGCAGAGAGCAGGGATGCAGGAAGTTTACATAAAATGGCTCAGGGGAGATTCATTAAAGAAAAAGACCTGGGCTAATAATTACCTGGAATTCGATCCGGAACTTGTGAGGAAAGAGTATTTGTCTTGTGTTCCGGAATTGATTCGTAGTTAG
- a CDS encoding SIMPL domain-containing protein has product MSPDTKNDKSYFAIIALSVVLVVMSLTIYAISQDGAVQNTADTITMSGYAEQKVVPDTASLSIGVVIQAETAQEASDENAAIMSAVLSELKDLGLEDKEIQTSYVSVYPIYNYDGERTITGYSASNSVQVTTTKLDYLGDIIDKSTAAGANQIGSISFTVSDDMQEQLREELVGEAVDNARSKANELAGSLGLKITGVQTASMYENGDTAIYYAKDVMEEAAMDAGGVSTPIEPGESTVSMSVQVTYYIG; this is encoded by the coding sequence ATGTCACCTGACACTAAAAACGATAAATCATACTTCGCCATCATTGCACTATCAGTTGTGCTGGTGGTGATGTCACTAACAATATATGCCATCTCACAGGATGGTGCCGTACAGAATACAGCAGACACAATTACAATGAGCGGATACGCCGAACAGAAGGTAGTTCCCGACACCGCCTCTTTAAGCATAGGCGTTGTCATCCAGGCCGAAACAGCACAGGAAGCATCTGACGAGAATGCTGCCATCATGAGTGCTGTCCTATCAGAACTCAAAGACCTCGGTCTTGAAGACAAAGAAATACAGACATCCTATGTTTCCGTGTATCCGATCTACAATTATGACGGGGAAAGGACCATCACAGGTTATTCCGCATCCAACAGCGTACAGGTTACAACCACAAAGCTCGATTACCTGGGCGATATCATTGACAAATCAACAGCTGCAGGAGCAAACCAGATAGGAAGTATTTCCTTCACAGTCTCTGATGACATGCAGGAACAGCTCCGCGAAGAGCTTGTAGGTGAAGCTGTAGACAACGCAAGATCAAAGGCTAACGAACTCGCAGGCAGTCTGGGACTCAAGATCACAGGCGTGCAGACAGCATCCATGTATGAGAACGGCGACACTGCCATCTACTATGCAAAGGATGTCATGGAAGAAGCAGCAATGGATGCAGGAGGAGTTTCCACGCCAATTGAACCAGGGGAATCTACTGTCTCAATGTCCGTACAGGTAACATACTACATTGGATAA
- a CDS encoding DedA family protein: MSNWEFLVPYLEHLSYVGIFITLAFLGHFIPLPEEVLLLIVGYIVSLGFGTLWIVIIVSMIAGAFGDIVLYWLSKNGNKVLSHFDHNKDKKKIARYDRLMNDHGGKTIFTFRLIVGLRFFGPVVAGSANVSWRKFVFYDMLALATFYPILITAGYIFHSNLQNLITDVSILSHVIFFAVVGLFAIVLSIYYKKNFSH; encoded by the coding sequence ATGAGTAATTGGGAGTTCTTAGTACCTTATCTTGAACATCTTTCATATGTCGGTATTTTTATAACTCTTGCTTTTCTGGGACATTTCATTCCACTGCCGGAAGAAGTTCTTCTTCTCATCGTAGGCTATATTGTCAGTCTTGGATTTGGAACTCTGTGGATAGTAATTATTGTCAGTATGATAGCAGGTGCTTTCGGGGATATAGTGCTCTACTGGCTCAGTAAGAATGGAAACAAAGTACTATCACATTTCGATCACAATAAAGATAAGAAAAAGATTGCCCGATATGACCGTTTAATGAATGATCATGGTGGTAAAACCATCTTTACATTCCGCCTGATCGTAGGACTACGTTTTTTCGGTCCTGTTGTTGCAGGGTCTGCAAACGTATCATGGCGTAAATTTGTATTCTATGACATGTTAGCCTTAGCAACCTTTTACCCTATTCTAATTACAGCAGGATACATTTTCCACAGTAATCTTCAGAACCTGATAACTGATGTCAGTATCCTGAGTCATGTCATCTTCTTTGCTGTAGTAGGATTATTTGCAATAGTTCTGAGTATCTATTACAAGAAGAACTTTTCACACTGA